The DNA sequence ATATCTCAACTTTATTTTTCTCCACTAAATGCAGAAGTAAATCTAACGGTCCTTCAAAGTTATCTAACTTAATTTTTATTTCCATTCTCAAATCCTTCTATTACTCTCTTAGCAGTTTCTTTTGCTTTTACTAATGAATGATCTCTATAGTTCCCACACTCTTTTTCAGTTGCTCCAGGAATTTCTGTTGTTTCTAATATCTTTTTTAAAGCATAAATCAAAACTTCTTGTATATCCTCTTTTTTATTCTCATTATAAACACTCATATAAAATCCAGTTCTACATCCCATTGGTGATACATCTATTATATTATCCATTTTATCTCTCATATATGTAGCTATTAGATGCTCTAATGTGTGTACTGCTGCTGTTTCCATTGGTGTAGTGTTTGGCTTTACAAATCTCAAATCATATACTTCTACAATATCCCCTTTGGGCAAATTCATAACTTTTGCTTTTCTAACTTGTGGAGCTTTCATTATTGTGTGATCTACTGTAAAACTTTCTATTAATGGCATTCTAACCACTCCTTCCAAATTTTAATATCATTTTTTATCTCTTTTATCAGGTTTTCAACTGTTTCAAATTTCTTTTCATATCTTATAAATTTCATTAATTCTATTATTATTTTTTCACCATATACATTTTTATCAAAATCAAAAATATTAACCTCTATTGAATGTTCTCCAGGTTTTAATGTTGGATTTTTCCCAATATTCATAATCCCATAATATGATTTATCTTTTTCAGAATCAAAAATTATTTTCACACCATATACTCCATATGGTGGATATGCTTTATTTACTATTTTTAAATTTGCAGTTGGAAAGCCAAGTTTTCTTCCTATTTTTTTCCCCTGCACAATCTTCCCTGAAATCATTACTGGATATCCTAATAATTTTTCTGCTTTTTTTAAATCCCCATTTTTTATATATTCTCTTATAAGAGTACTACTTACAATTTCATCTTCTATTTTCATAGGTTCTACTACGTTTAATTTTATATCATATTTTTCGCTTAATTCTTTCATATAATCTGTAGTTCCTATTGCATCTTTTCCAAAAGTATAATTAAATCCTACAAAAATTTCTTTTACATCCAAAATATCTTTTAATACATTTTTCATAAATTTTTCTGGATGTAAATCTGAAAATTCTACTGTAAAATTTGCAAAAATAAGTATATCTACTCCTAATTTTTCTAATAAAAATTCTTTTTCATCCTTGCTATTTATCATTTTAGGCCCAGCTGAGCTCGTAATTACCTTTAATGGATGAGGACTAAAAGTAAACAATATAGATGTTCCATTTAATTCTTTTGCTTTATCTATTGCACTTTTTATAACGCTTTGATGTCCTAAATGTATTCCATCAAAAGTTCCAAGTGCTACACAAGGATTTTTAAATTTTTCATCTATATTTTCTATACCATATATTACTTTCATTATTTCCTCCTGCTAACTCTTATAAATCCTGAACCAGCAATAATATCAAAATCTATTCCGCTTCTCTCCTCTATTTTATCCAATAATAAATTAACTCCAAGACTGTCACTTGCCATATGTGGCATTACTATTACGCTTATATTACATTTTTTAGCTTCTTTTATTTGATCCTCTGGAAGATGCATACATATAAATGTAGATATACCAATATTTTCTAAATGTTTAAACATTTTTTTATTCCCACTTGTACCACCATTAAATTTCACAAATATTTTCCCTACTCTATTTTCTCCTGTTCCAGCTACAATTTTTGGCTTTAAACTATTTTTAGCTGTTTCATGATACTCTTTTATTTCTAACACAGATTTAATAATATCTTTTAATTTATATACTTTTTTTTCTTCTAAATAATCAATCATATATTTATTAACAAGATTATCCGCTACTGTATGTAAATTAGCAAATGATAAATCTAATAATTTTGCTGCATCCACACTTCTATTATAATTTTGACCATGTAATCCTCTTTCTAATTCTGCTTCTCTTTCTGAAACTAATCTTTCTGCTATATTAACTGGTAGCCCTGATTTTATTAATTCTTCTTGATGAATTTCTAATACTTTCCATAATTTAAGAAGCCCTTTTCCTTCTGGATGATGCCCTAAAATTAAATCTACCCCTAATTTATCTGCTAATAAAATTTCTTGAACTTCTGTATCTATTCCTACAAATATTTTTTTTATATCTTTTCCAGAATTATAATATATAGCTGAATCCAAATATGGATTCATTAATTCATCTTTGTCAAAATATTCTTTTTCTTCATCACTTAATGCCTCAAATTTTTCTTTTTTATCATTCAAAAATTTTTCTATTTCCTCGTTGCTTCTTGGATCACCATCTCTACCTGCTTTTATTCCAATTTCAAAAAATTCGTTTAATTTCATTTTAGTTCGTCTCCTCCTCTAGTTCGTTATATATCTTTTCTAATCTTCTAAATCTATTTCTAATTCCAGATTTGCTAATTCCTATTATCTTTGCCAATTCAGTTAATGAACTTTCAGGATATTTTATCCTAACTTTTGCTACTTCTTCTAAAACTCCAGTTAATGATTCTAATCCAACTTTTTTTTCTATCTCTTTTATCATTGTCAACTGTTTTTCTGCTGTATTTATTATTTTAGTTTCATTTGCTACTTCCCAATTTATTGATCTTACTGTTTTATTTTTTATATCTTTAAACATTATAGTTTCTTCATATTCAAAAAAACTTTTCATTGCTCCAGTCATTACTAAAATATCCATTATATCTTCTGAATTCCTTAAATAAACCAAATATTTATTTTTCTTTTGAGTATATCCAACCTTTTTATTTATTCCTTTTAAATTATCATAAAGTTTTTTAGCATCATTTTTATCTTCTAAAAAAAAATCCATAGAATATTCTTTTTCAGGTTGTTTTATATATCCTGCCACAAGAAATATACCCCTAATATATCCAGCTAATTTTGACTCTGCTTTATTAATTTTTTCTTTATCCATATGTTTAAAATTATCTACAAATACTTTATATCCTTTTTGTTTTCTGACTATGACTCCATAAACTCTATGCTCTCCAAATCTTTTACTAATAGAAT is a window from the Haliovirga abyssi genome containing:
- a CDS encoding S-ribosylhomocysteine lyase, which translates into the protein MPLIESFTVDHTIMKAPQVRKAKVMNLPKGDIVEVYDLRFVKPNTTPMETAAVHTLEHLIATYMRDKMDNIIDVSPMGCRTGFYMSVYNENKKEDIQEVLIYALKKILETTEIPGATEKECGNYRDHSLVKAKETAKRVIEGFENGNKN
- a CDS encoding bifunctional riboflavin kinase/FAD synthetase; protein product: MKVIYGIENIDEKFKNPCVALGTFDGIHLGHQSVIKSAIDKAKELNGTSILFTFSPHPLKVITSSAGPKMINSKDEKEFLLEKLGVDILIFANFTVEFSDLHPEKFMKNVLKDILDVKEIFVGFNYTFGKDAIGTTDYMKELSEKYDIKLNVVEPMKIEDEIVSSTLIREYIKNGDLKKAEKLLGYPVMISGKIVQGKKIGRKLGFPTANLKIVNKAYPPYGVYGVKIIFDSEKDKSYYGIMNIGKNPTLKPGEHSIEVNIFDFDKNVYGEKIIIELMKFIRYEKKFETVENLIKEIKNDIKIWKEWLECH
- the whiA gene encoding DNA-binding protein WhiA is translated as MSYTQLVKEEILQKEVINVIEKRYELYAVLKAKNSFKNDRIDFTVENIGIAKRVYSIIKSFTNLKIEIKYSISKRFGEHRVYGVIVRKQKGYKVFVDNFKHMDKEKINKAESKLAGYIRGIFLVAGYIKQPEKEYSMDFFLEDKNDAKKLYDNLKGINKKVGYTQKKNKYLVYLRNSEDIMDILVMTGAMKSFFEYEETIMFKDIKNKTVRSINWEVANETKIINTAEKQLTMIKEIEKKVGLESLTGVLEEVAKVRIKYPESSLTELAKIIGISKSGIRNRFRRLEKIYNELEEETN